One Etheostoma cragini isolate CJK2018 chromosome 18, CSU_Ecrag_1.0, whole genome shotgun sequence DNA window includes the following coding sequences:
- the LOC117961703 gene encoding leucine-rich alpha-2-glycoprotein-like, with product MNLAMFLTFTALAECAHSCTDLCSCSFPPSGAEMVCSQSSLTHFPVDGLPSNTTRLSIQSTKLSSINATHLSAVPLLKSLQLYHNNLTSLPSDLLKEVPHLNMLDVTGNQLVHLPPNVFNHASLRSLVLKNNLIEKADAEWFPGNSSVIWLDLSGNCLTGVSAALLQKLPNLENLDLSDNNLQDLQRDALKHLHRLETLNVAGNKLSSLEPTMFTHNPKLSQLFLHENQLQELPATLLQGLQHLDLLMLNQNQLQRLPSELLDERKSSFRMILTGNPWVCDERMEYLLKWLAVHPQNVIFLEDVTCAEPEALKHRKLVSLTDRELGLHKVQIV from the coding sequence ATGAACTTGGCGATGTTCCTGACTTTCACTGCGCTTGCTGAATGCGCCCACTCTTGCACAGATCTGTGCTCCTGTTCCTTTCCACCTTCAGGTGCAGAGATGGTGTGCAGCCAAAGCTCCCTCACACATTTCCCCGTAGATGGTTTACCCTCCAACACCACTCGACTATCCATCCAATCCACCAAACTTAGCAGTATCAACGCCACTCATTTGAGTGCTGTGCCTCTTTTAAAAAGCCTCCAGCTTTATCACAACAACCTGACAAGCCTTCCTTCAGATCTACTGAAGGAAGTTCCTCACTTGAACATGTTGGATGTGACAGGAAATCAGCTGGTCCATCTTCCTCCAAATGTCTTCAACCATGCCTCACTTCGTAGTCTTGTGCTGAAGAATAATCTGATTGAAAAAGCTGATGCTGAGTGGTTTCCTGGCAACAGTAGCGTGATCTGGTTGGACTTGTCTGGAAACTGTTTAACTGGTGTATCTGCCGCTCTGCTTCAGAAGCTGCCCAATCTGGAGAATCTAGACTTGAGTGACAACAATCTGCAAGATCTACAACGTGACGCACTGAAGCACCTGCACCGCCTGGAGACACTGAATGTTGCTGGAAACAAATTAAGCTCCCTGGAACCAACAATGTTCACCCACAACCCAAAACTGTCCCAACTGTTTCTTCATGAGAATCAGCTCCAAGAGCTGCCGGCGACTCTCCTCCAGGGTCTCCAGCATCTTGATCTTTTGATGCTCAATCAAAATCAGCTGCAGCGTCTCCCCTCGGAGCTGCTGGATGAGAGAAAATCCTCTTTCCGGATGATCCTAACAGGAAACCCCTGGGTGTGCGATGAGAGGATGGAGTATCTGTTGAAGTGGCTCGCTGTCCATCctcaaaatgtgatatttttggaGGATGTGACATGTGCAGAGCCTGAAGCTCTTAAACACCGAAAACTGGTCTCTTTAACTGACCGTGAGCTTGGACTTCACAAGGTTCAAATTGTGTAA